The following proteins are encoded in a genomic region of Desulfosporosinus youngiae DSM 17734:
- a CDS encoding flippase, protein MSFVRNSFLTLFGTLGRVAFSMVTQIIISRVLGPVGKGLYAFLVQIPTVLVPLCSLGLNYANTYYIARNPEDGKKAVGSSLGMAAFLGGIMVIGVSIAYYFMRDGYMQAVTPIQLGLILLAIPFGLLNLYWLSVLWGMDSIGKYNLALLVQFVVLSAGVTAAAAMGMLTVTTGFGIWVAGNVLTTLYMLPEMAKIVRWRFHTFSLSYIRQTIGYGAKSYLANVMTVINYRLDLFIIAGFLPMSQVGLYTTAVTLAEMVGYVGNAVNTALIPKLASEKDSLTFSMTPKVTRLTIMLTLLAALGMAIIAYPLILLFFGARFSGAFYPLLLLLPGIVALGGSVVISGDLMARGKPIYSSIASGITVVLTLILDFTLIPLWGITGASIASSLVYISLFTLNYVFYRRESGEKLKSVLIITREDMKEMALFIKQLGNKWVSRRKAVQDGKK, encoded by the coding sequence ATGAGTTTTGTTCGAAATAGTTTCTTGACCCTGTTTGGAACTCTGGGACGGGTTGCTTTTTCTATGGTAACTCAAATCATTATCTCCCGTGTACTGGGACCGGTGGGGAAGGGTTTATATGCATTTCTTGTGCAGATCCCTACAGTCTTAGTACCCCTGTGCAGTTTAGGCTTGAATTACGCCAATACCTACTACATTGCCAGAAACCCCGAAGATGGCAAAAAAGCTGTCGGCAGTTCCTTAGGTATGGCGGCTTTTTTGGGCGGTATCATGGTTATTGGGGTAAGTATTGCCTACTATTTTATGCGGGATGGGTATATGCAGGCCGTGACGCCCATCCAGCTGGGTCTCATTCTGCTGGCCATACCCTTCGGACTTCTTAATCTATATTGGTTAAGTGTGTTATGGGGAATGGACTCGATCGGCAAGTACAACCTGGCCTTACTGGTCCAATTCGTCGTTCTTTCCGCAGGAGTCACGGCGGCAGCAGCCATGGGTATGCTGACGGTGACTACGGGATTTGGAATATGGGTAGCAGGAAATGTTTTAACCACTTTATACATGCTTCCGGAAATGGCGAAGATAGTCCGCTGGCGTTTCCATACCTTTAGCTTGTCGTATATACGGCAAACCATCGGCTATGGGGCCAAGTCCTATTTAGCGAATGTTATGACAGTCATAAACTATCGCCTGGACCTCTTCATTATCGCAGGGTTTTTGCCTATGTCCCAAGTCGGTCTTTATACTACGGCAGTCACCCTGGCCGAAATGGTCGGATACGTGGGCAATGCTGTCAATACAGCTCTCATTCCAAAACTTGCTTCCGAGAAAGACAGCCTTACCTTCTCCATGACTCCTAAAGTCACCCGGTTAACCATTATGTTGACCTTGCTGGCAGCTCTTGGAATGGCTATTATTGCTTACCCGCTGATTCTGCTCTTCTTTGGAGCCCGCTTTAGCGGAGCGTTCTACCCCTTGCTCTTACTGTTGCCTGGGATTGTAGCGTTGGGCGGATCTGTCGTGATTTCCGGGGATTTGATGGCCCGGGGTAAGCCGATTTACTCGAGTATTGCTTCCGGTATTACGGTCGTACTCACTCTGATTCTCGATTTCACCCTCATTCCGCTTTGGGGGATTACGGGTGCTTCCATTGCCTCAAGTTTAGTCTATATATCACTTTTTACCTTAAACTATGTATTCTATCGCCGTGAAAGCGGTGAAAAGCTCAAATCAGTTTTGATTATT
- a CDS encoding DegT/DnrJ/EryC1/StrS family aminotransferase → MSIPLLDLKAQYLTIKDEIDQAIMDVLDSSVYILGPQMKALEKEIAAFCGTEDAVAVANGTDALVLTLKAFGIGPGDEVITTPFTFFASAETVANVGATPVFVDIDPVTLNMDLNQLEKKITPRTKAIIPVHIFGQMVDVERVMEIAARHDLKVIEDAAQAIGAEYRGKRAGSLGHAATFSFFPTKNLGAYGDAGMIVTNDKHLAAELRMLRFHGCQVKYYHDKIGYNSRLDELQAAILRVKLRYLNGWNAARRERAAVYDELLAHLPLTLPGRDSAGVPIYHLYVLRSDRREALMEALKQAGIACAIYYPVPLHLQKAFQDLGYKKGSFPVTEKACQEALAIPCYPELSGTEQEEIVRVIEGVYRGK, encoded by the coding sequence ATGAGTATTCCTCTTTTGGATCTTAAAGCTCAGTATCTAACCATAAAAGACGAAATTGATCAAGCCATAATGGATGTGCTTGATTCATCAGTATATATTCTCGGGCCGCAGATGAAGGCTTTGGAAAAGGAAATTGCGGCTTTCTGCGGCACAGAGGATGCTGTCGCAGTCGCCAACGGTACGGACGCTTTAGTGCTGACACTTAAGGCTTTCGGTATCGGTCCGGGGGATGAAGTGATCACAACCCCATTCACTTTCTTTGCGTCAGCAGAAACGGTGGCGAATGTGGGAGCAACTCCGGTCTTTGTTGATATTGACCCCGTGACCTTGAACATGGACCTAAACCAGCTGGAGAAAAAAATAACTCCCCGGACAAAAGCCATTATTCCAGTACATATTTTCGGCCAGATGGTGGATGTTGAGAGAGTTATGGAAATCGCCGCGCGGCACGACCTGAAGGTCATTGAAGATGCCGCCCAGGCGATTGGTGCGGAATACCGGGGCAAAAGAGCCGGCTCTCTCGGTCATGCTGCAACCTTCAGCTTTTTCCCTACCAAGAATTTAGGAGCTTATGGAGATGCAGGCATGATTGTCACCAACGACAAGCATTTAGCCGCAGAATTGCGTATGCTGCGCTTCCATGGCTGCCAAGTAAAGTATTATCACGACAAGATCGGTTATAACAGCCGCCTTGACGAGCTTCAAGCTGCCATTCTAAGGGTTAAGCTGCGCTATCTGAATGGCTGGAATGCAGCCCGCCGGGAAAGAGCGGCTGTTTATGATGAACTCTTAGCGCACCTGCCGCTCACGTTACCCGGACGGGACTCAGCGGGCGTTCCTATCTATCATCTCTATGTCCTGCGTTCAGACCGCCGCGAGGCGCTGATGGAGGCCCTCAAACAAGCGGGTATCGCCTGTGCCATCTATTATCCGGTGCCGCTGCATTTACAGAAAGCGTTTCAGGATCTCGGTTACAAAAAGGGCTCCTTCCCGGTCACGGAGAAAGCTTGCCAAGAAGCCCTGGCAATTCCCTGTTATCCCGAGCTTTCCGGAACAGAGCAAGAAGAAATTGTCCGCGTGATCGAAGGGGTATACCGTGGAAAATAG
- a CDS encoding acyltransferase, translating into MTNHLIAPSATVPVSVTIGPFCVIGENVILGENVSLGVGCVLGDGARVGAGSELGNYVSIGQGAEIGLQTRIGDHTTIYPQALLGENGFIGSNSSIGRLPKASATSTVKAQSDLPPLQMGSGFTIGCSTVLYAGTNYADKAFIGDGAVVRERCSIGQNVVIGSGVVVENDTKIGEFTKIQTGSYITAYMEIEERVFIAPMVTTTNDNYMGRTEKRFKSIKGATIQRGARIGGGAILLPGIKVAPETFVAAGALVSKDTAEKRVIKGFPAKDLRAVPEEELL; encoded by the coding sequence ATGACTAACCATCTAATTGCCCCCAGTGCAACCGTGCCGGTAAGCGTAACGATTGGGCCGTTTTGTGTTATCGGTGAAAATGTTATACTCGGGGAAAATGTCAGCTTAGGAGTTGGCTGTGTCCTTGGTGACGGAGCCAGAGTTGGTGCCGGGAGTGAGCTGGGTAACTATGTCAGTATCGGTCAAGGAGCTGAAATAGGGCTTCAAACCCGCATAGGGGACCATACCACGATTTATCCTCAAGCTCTGCTTGGCGAAAATGGATTTATAGGCAGCAACTCCTCGATTGGCCGTTTACCAAAGGCCTCAGCAACGAGTACGGTTAAAGCGCAATCGGATTTACCCCCTCTTCAAATGGGGAGCGGATTTACGATAGGCTGTTCTACGGTCCTCTACGCCGGGACAAACTATGCAGATAAAGCGTTTATCGGGGATGGAGCGGTCGTCCGTGAGAGATGTTCAATAGGGCAGAACGTTGTCATCGGCAGCGGAGTCGTGGTTGAAAACGATACTAAAATTGGCGAATTCACCAAAATTCAGACAGGCTCATATATCACTGCCTACATGGAGATAGAGGAACGAGTATTTATAGCTCCCATGGTCACGACCACAAATGACAATTATATGGGACGAACCGAAAAACGCTTCAAATCCATTAAAGGCGCCACAATCCAACGCGGAGCCCGCATTGGCGGGGGGGCAATCCTCTTGCCAGGTATAAAAGTAGCACCGGAAACCTTCGTAGCGGCAGGAGCATTGGTCAGCAAAGACACCGCCGAAAAACGGGTCATCAAAGGGTTTCCTGCCAAGGACCTCCGAGCAGTTCCAGAAGAGGAACTGCTGTAG
- a CDS encoding type II toxin-antitoxin system HicB family antitoxin has protein sequence MGNRFKIVLDFNEEDGGFTVTVPALPGCVTEGDTIEEALTNAKEVSKGYLKALEIQGRPISPTQLKGIQSALSSLDTYKSPE, from the coding sequence ATGGGTAATAGATTTAAAATTGTTTTAGATTTTAATGAGGAAGATGGTGGATTCACAGTGACAGTCCCAGCCTTACCGGGATGTGTTACTGAAGGAGATACTATCGAAGAAGCACTGACAAATGCTAAAGAAGTTAGCAAAGGCTATCTAAAAGCTTTAGAAATTCAGGGTCGTCCAATATCCCCTACTCAACTAAAGGGAATACAATCGGCTCTTTCGTCTCTTGACACTTATAAATCGCCAGAATAA
- a CDS encoding Gfo/Idh/MocA family protein translates to MKVENKIRFAIIGCGRIAPKHAESIAALPEADLVAVCDIVPELAQGFADKYGADPYTDYKEMLKRTDIDVVTIATSSGIHAEIGIAAAEAGKHVLVEKPMAMTLKTADALIEACRKAGVKLGVIHQNRFNDSVKLMRKALEDGRFGKLTHGQATVRWNRNDNYYLQAPWRGTKLHDGGVLMNQSIHNIDLLQWTFGPVESVFGYTETFMRKIEMEDMGAAVIKFKSGAIGIIEAASTIYPTNIEETLNVFGETGSVIIGGIAVNRIEVWEFPDSAEEKNQIFASQAGDPPNVYGYGHREIIADMIQAIKEDRVPAVPGEEGRKALEIILAIYKCQETKEPIVFPLVE, encoded by the coding sequence ATGAAGGTCGAAAACAAGATTCGGTTTGCGATTATCGGGTGTGGGCGGATTGCCCCAAAACATGCGGAATCCATCGCTGCGCTTCCTGAGGCAGACTTAGTCGCGGTATGTGATATAGTACCGGAACTGGCCCAGGGTTTTGCCGATAAATATGGTGCAGATCCCTATACGGATTATAAAGAAATGCTGAAAAGGACGGACATTGATGTTGTTACTATCGCAACTTCCAGCGGCATACATGCCGAGATTGGAATTGCGGCGGCTGAAGCGGGCAAGCATGTCCTGGTCGAAAAACCAATGGCGATGACCTTGAAAACGGCGGATGCCTTGATTGAGGCCTGCCGAAAAGCGGGGGTAAAATTGGGCGTCATTCATCAGAATCGATTTAATGACTCTGTCAAATTAATGCGCAAGGCCTTAGAAGACGGGCGTTTCGGCAAATTGACCCATGGACAGGCTACCGTGCGCTGGAATCGCAATGATAACTATTATCTGCAAGCACCTTGGCGTGGAACAAAGCTCCATGATGGCGGGGTACTTATGAATCAGTCCATACATAATATCGATCTCTTACAGTGGACGTTTGGACCTGTGGAGTCGGTTTTTGGATACACAGAGACCTTTATGCGCAAAATTGAAATGGAGGATATGGGAGCAGCCGTTATCAAGTTTAAAAGCGGGGCGATCGGAATCATTGAAGCGGCCTCAACCATTTATCCCACAAATATCGAAGAGACTTTGAATGTCTTTGGTGAAACCGGATCTGTCATCATCGGCGGAATTGCTGTCAACCGCATTGAAGTCTGGGAATTTCCAGACAGTGCAGAGGAAAAAAACCAGATCTTTGCCAGCCAGGCAGGAGACCCTCCAAATGTGTACGGCTACGGGCACCGTGAAATAATCGCTGATATGATTCAAGCGATAAAGGAAGATCGAGTACCCGCTGTCCCGGGAGAAGAGGGACGAAAAGCCCTGGAAATTATTCTGGCGATTTATAAGTGTCAAGAGACGAAAGAGCCGATTGTATTCCCTTTAGTTGAGTAG
- a CDS encoding nucleotide sugar dehydrogenase — protein MITVQNVITDEDVVAKTLKEKIEKHEAKIGVIGLGYVGLPLAVEKGKVGFPVIGFDINPARVDLVNKADNYIGDVKDEDLKEIVQKNLLMATTDFSRLAECDVVIICVPTPLTITRDPDISYMQASAEEIAKYLRPGQIVTLESTTYPGTTEQVILPILERTGFKVGQDFFLAFSPERVDPGNKRFSTKNTSKVVGGMTPACLEIAYALYTQTITNVVPVSSPAAAELTKVFENTYRAVNIAMVNELMMLCDRMGIDIWEVVEAAGTKPFGIQTFYPGPGVGGHCIPIDPFYLTWKAREYDFHTRFIELAGEINVEVSYYVINRVIRALNSVNKSLKDANIFVLGVAYKKDIDDMRESPALKIIELLRKQGANITYHDPFIPVIEPHGGSTIHLESVPLTDEVLANADTVLILTDHTIVDYERVVEKAKLVVDTRNATKNVLGNREKIAKI, from the coding sequence ATGATAACCGTTCAGAACGTAATAACCGACGAAGATGTTGTTGCCAAAACACTCAAAGAAAAAATAGAAAAGCATGAGGCAAAAATTGGGGTTATCGGTCTGGGATATGTAGGACTCCCTTTAGCCGTAGAAAAAGGGAAGGTTGGATTCCCTGTCATAGGGTTTGACATCAACCCGGCACGCGTAGACCTTGTCAATAAGGCAGACAACTATATTGGAGATGTCAAAGATGAGGATCTCAAGGAGATTGTGCAGAAGAATTTATTAATGGCAACCACTGATTTCTCCCGGCTAGCGGAATGCGATGTCGTCATTATTTGTGTACCCACACCTTTAACCATCACTCGTGACCCGGACATTTCCTACATGCAGGCATCGGCAGAAGAAATCGCTAAATATCTTCGTCCCGGTCAAATAGTCACTCTGGAGAGTACGACCTATCCGGGTACGACTGAACAAGTCATTCTTCCTATCCTGGAAAGAACAGGGTTTAAGGTAGGGCAGGACTTCTTTTTAGCGTTCTCACCGGAACGTGTCGATCCGGGCAACAAACGCTTCAGCACTAAAAACACCTCAAAAGTCGTAGGTGGTATGACTCCGGCTTGTTTAGAGATCGCTTATGCGCTTTACACTCAAACCATCACCAATGTTGTGCCCGTATCCTCACCGGCTGCTGCCGAGTTGACCAAAGTCTTTGAAAATACCTACCGGGCCGTCAACATTGCCATGGTGAACGAACTAATGATGCTCTGCGACCGTATGGGAATCGATATCTGGGAAGTCGTTGAAGCAGCCGGAACAAAACCCTTCGGAATTCAAACCTTTTATCCCGGACCGGGAGTAGGGGGGCACTGCATTCCTATCGACCCCTTCTACCTTACTTGGAAAGCACGGGAATACGATTTTCACACTCGTTTCATAGAGCTTGCCGGGGAAATTAATGTCGAAGTTTCTTATTATGTTATCAATAGAGTGATACGAGCCTTAAATAGTGTCAACAAGAGCCTGAAAGATGCTAATATCTTTGTTCTTGGGGTAGCCTATAAAAAGGACATTGACGACATGCGCGAATCCCCCGCCCTGAAAATTATCGAACTCCTGCGCAAGCAAGGAGCAAATATCACCTATCATGACCCATTTATTCCGGTCATCGAGCCTCATGGCGGAAGCACCATACACCTGGAGAGTGTGCCTCTGACAGATGAGGTGTTAGCTAATGCGGATACTGTCTTAATCTTAACAGATCATACCATAGTAGATTATGAGCGGGTTGTGGAGAAGGCAAAGCTCGTCGTAGATACACGCAATGCCACCAAAAACGTGCTAGGGAATCGTGAAAAGATCGCTAAAATCTAA
- a CDS encoding polysaccharide biosynthesis protein, which yields MLFRKRTLILMLIDAMLINLAAFGSFYLRFEEGIPLNYYQTYYQTAIGGTILYLAVFYVFGLYNRLWQYASTGELLSIVYAVSVGTGGTVAVVYFYGISNAATLTYIRMPHTAALLLWLAMVFLIGGSRFIWRILQENTLDRHVPGSQKQVLIVGAGDAGVLAARELKNRNYRDGRPVGFIDDNHSKQKLQLLGIPVLGTREDIARVVKGHNVDEVIIAMPSASGESVREIVQICKNSGVELKIMPGVYDIISGDINVTPIRQVQVEDLLGRDPVSVDLEEVAGYVAGETVLITGAGGSIGSEICRQIARFNPGKLVLLGHGENSIFDIEQELRAEHPGIDYITEILDIKDREKVFLIFKRYKPGVVFHAAAHKHVPLMERNPEEALKNNVVGTQNLAEAADEVKVKTFVSISTDKAVNPTSVMGATKRTAEMLIQSLNLRSQTKFVAVRFGNVLGSRGSVIPTFKRQIAQGGPVTVTHPDMVRYFMTIPEAAQLVIQAGAMGNGGEIFILDMGKPVKIVDLAKDLIRLSGFEPDVDIKIQFTGIRPGEKLYEELLTAEEGITSTKHSRIFVAKPNGIDVKLLEELTHTVRERGSFLSRDEVIRLLQTIIPTFRKKAAKEVVNQ from the coding sequence GTGTTATTCCGCAAACGAACTTTAATTTTAATGCTGATTGATGCTATGTTGATCAACTTGGCAGCTTTCGGCAGTTTTTATTTGCGCTTCGAAGAAGGCATACCCTTAAATTATTATCAGACCTATTATCAGACGGCTATTGGCGGGACTATTTTATATCTTGCGGTTTTCTATGTCTTTGGGCTATATAATCGTCTTTGGCAGTATGCAAGCACAGGGGAGTTACTCTCGATTGTTTATGCAGTCTCAGTTGGAACTGGCGGAACAGTGGCAGTGGTATACTTTTATGGTATATCTAATGCAGCAACTCTCACTTATATTAGAATGCCACACACTGCCGCACTGCTTCTTTGGTTGGCAATGGTTTTTTTGATTGGGGGTTCGCGGTTCATTTGGCGGATATTGCAGGAAAATACCCTAGACCGTCATGTTCCAGGCTCTCAAAAACAAGTACTTATTGTTGGGGCAGGAGATGCCGGAGTATTGGCTGCACGAGAATTGAAAAATCGCAATTATAGGGATGGACGCCCCGTGGGATTTATCGATGACAACCATTCCAAACAGAAGCTGCAATTACTGGGGATTCCGGTCTTAGGAACCCGGGAGGATATTGCCCGGGTTGTAAAGGGTCATAATGTTGATGAAGTTATCATTGCCATGCCTTCGGCTTCAGGAGAATCTGTTCGGGAAATTGTGCAGATTTGCAAAAATTCCGGAGTTGAGCTGAAGATCATGCCGGGTGTCTATGACATTATTAGCGGAGATATCAATGTCACCCCGATTCGTCAGGTTCAAGTAGAGGACTTGTTGGGTCGTGACCCGGTTTCTGTTGACCTGGAAGAGGTGGCAGGCTATGTTGCAGGAGAGACCGTACTTATCACCGGAGCCGGCGGATCGATTGGTTCTGAAATCTGCCGTCAGATTGCCAGGTTTAACCCCGGCAAACTAGTCTTGCTTGGACACGGAGAAAACAGCATTTTTGACATAGAACAAGAGCTGCGTGCTGAGCACCCGGGGATCGACTATATAACAGAGATCCTGGATATTAAAGACCGGGAAAAAGTCTTTTTAATCTTTAAACGGTACAAGCCCGGGGTCGTCTTCCATGCGGCAGCTCATAAACATGTCCCCTTGATGGAACGAAATCCGGAAGAAGCCCTTAAGAACAATGTGGTTGGAACCCAAAATCTGGCGGAAGCGGCGGATGAAGTGAAGGTTAAGACCTTCGTTTCGATTTCGACGGATAAGGCGGTCAACCCGACAAGTGTTATGGGAGCGACGAAACGCACGGCTGAAATGCTCATTCAAAGCTTGAATCTTCGTTCGCAAACAAAGTTTGTAGCGGTTCGTTTCGGCAACGTTTTGGGAAGCCGTGGAAGTGTGATACCTACCTTTAAGCGGCAGATCGCTCAAGGCGGTCCGGTCACGGTCACGCATCCGGATATGGTGCGTTACTTCATGACCATTCCTGAAGCGGCTCAGTTGGTCATTCAGGCGGGCGCCATGGGCAACGGCGGCGAGATCTTCATCTTAGATATGGGAAAACCAGTGAAAATCGTGGATTTAGCCAAAGACTTAATTAGGCTTTCGGGTTTTGAACCGGATGTTGATATTAAGATACAATTCACCGGGATTCGGCCGGGTGAAAAGCTCTACGAAGAATTGCTGACAGCTGAAGAGGGAATCACTTCAACCAAACACAGCAGAATCTTTGTAGCCAAGCCCAATGGTATTGATGTTAAACTCCTGGAAGAGCTGACGCATACTGTTCGGGAACGAGGGAGCTTTTTGAGCAGAGATGAAGTCATAAGGCTGCTGCAGACAATTATTCCGACCTTTCGTAAAAAAGCAGCCAAAGAAGTCGTTAATCAATAA
- a CDS encoding acyltransferase yields MMQSRAMPVKPGRIEEIGYLRGFGVLAVIAIHTTGYFTEISEFNYLVLANLWIDVFSQFAVPLFILISGFVLARNYPEDYSLKKFYIKRVRSIIPQYLIFSILYTAFNNWAVMQNSSFGTNVSLLLKNVWNAEASYHLWFFAIIIQFYLLFPVIMKLYNLFKQSGRAELLVVLFLIVQTLFMVGIHTFYLSGIKLNFIGFLFYFVLGVYTADHFAPLKRGLKGQTLFLFTMSLILTIGSSFFIIIGLTTGYRFSSIPAYFLIGSELVYPVFRVITFLFLFNMAQNLIKKRKTLLAKMINRFGEYSFGIYLIHIFFNQSAIKMLRNRQIGFDDWIFYPIVLGVTLILSYLSVRLISFFPFSYYLLGSQTNKRTAK; encoded by the coding sequence ATGATGCAGAGTAGAGCGATGCCAGTCAAACCCGGTAGAATCGAGGAAATCGGTTATCTAAGAGGATTTGGAGTTTTAGCAGTTATAGCCATTCATACAACCGGTTATTTTACAGAGATTTCGGAGTTTAACTACCTCGTCTTAGCGAATCTATGGATCGATGTCTTTTCTCAATTTGCAGTCCCGTTGTTTATCTTGATTTCAGGGTTTGTGTTAGCGAGGAACTATCCTGAGGACTATTCATTAAAGAAATTTTATATAAAACGAGTACGTTCGATCATCCCTCAATATCTGATTTTTTCTATTTTATATACAGCCTTTAACAATTGGGCCGTTATGCAAAACAGCTCATTCGGTACAAATGTTTCATTGTTACTAAAGAATGTTTGGAATGCTGAGGCATCCTACCATCTATGGTTTTTCGCGATCATCATCCAATTCTACCTGCTTTTCCCGGTGATCATGAAACTCTACAATTTATTCAAACAAAGTGGCCGGGCGGAACTATTGGTGGTTTTGTTCTTAATCGTGCAAACTCTTTTTATGGTCGGTATCCATACGTTTTATTTGTCAGGCATAAAACTTAACTTTATTGGCTTTCTTTTTTACTTTGTCCTGGGAGTTTATACGGCAGATCATTTTGCCCCATTGAAAAGGGGATTAAAGGGTCAAACCCTCTTTTTATTTACAATGTCCCTGATCTTAACCATAGGATCCAGTTTTTTTATAATTATTGGCTTAACAACAGGTTACAGATTCAGTTCTATACCAGCTTACTTCTTGATAGGGTCGGAACTTGTGTATCCCGTTTTCAGGGTCATTACCTTCTTATTTCTATTCAATATGGCGCAGAATCTTATTAAGAAGAGAAAGACCCTCCTGGCAAAAATGATAAATAGGTTCGGCGAGTATTCCTTTGGCATATACCTGATTCACATTTTTTTCAACCAATCTGCCATAAAGATGCTCAGGAACCGTCAGATTGGTTTTGATGATTGGATTTTCTATCCCATTGTGTTGGGAGTAACGCTTATTTTAAGCTATTTAAGCGTAAGGTTAATAAGTTTTTTTCCATTTAGTTACTATTTGCTAGGTTCACAGACCAATAAGAGAACCGCAAAATAA
- the galU gene encoding UTP--glucose-1-phosphate uridylyltransferase GalU: MRKIRKGVIPAAGLGTRFLPATKAQPKEMLPIVDKPTIQYIVEEAIQSGIEDIIIVTGRNKRAIEDHFDRSMELEVFLEKNSKDELLDLVQDIARLADIYYVRQKEALGLGHAIYSARKFIGNEPFAVLLGDDVIYSEVPALRQMINHYHRYGASIVGVQEVPLEDTVKYGIVDGEKFADRLYRAKNMVEKPPSKEAPETRLAIMGRYILNPEIFDILEHLPAGRGGEIQLTDGIKQLGRYQEILAYEFEGRRYDVGDKLGFVEATVDYALRREDLSEELFKYLRNLVGDK; encoded by the coding sequence ATGCGTAAAATCCGTAAAGGAGTGATACCGGCGGCCGGCTTGGGGACCCGCTTCTTACCGGCAACGAAAGCCCAACCCAAAGAGATGCTGCCGATTGTGGATAAACCAACCATTCAATACATTGTTGAAGAGGCTATTCAATCCGGAATTGAAGATATTATTATTGTGACAGGGCGGAATAAGCGAGCCATTGAAGATCATTTTGACCGTTCGATGGAGCTTGAGGTTTTTTTGGAAAAGAACTCTAAAGATGAACTGTTGGATTTAGTTCAGGATATCGCCCGGCTGGCAGATATTTATTACGTTCGGCAAAAGGAAGCATTAGGCTTGGGACATGCAATCTACAGCGCCCGGAAATTTATTGGTAACGAACCCTTTGCTGTTCTTTTAGGGGATGATGTTATTTATTCCGAAGTCCCCGCTTTACGGCAAATGATAAATCACTACCATCGCTATGGAGCGAGTATTGTAGGGGTTCAGGAGGTCCCTCTTGAGGATACTGTCAAATACGGGATCGTGGATGGAGAAAAGTTTGCGGACCGGCTTTATCGTGCCAAAAATATGGTGGAAAAACCCCCGTCGAAAGAGGCCCCGGAAACCCGCTTAGCTATCATGGGACGCTATATTTTAAATCCGGAAATCTTTGATATCTTAGAGCACCTGCCGGCCGGCAGGGGTGGTGAGATCCAGCTTACGGACGGTATTAAACAGCTGGGCCGGTATCAGGAAATATTAGCCTATGAATTTGAAGGCCGCCGGTATGATGTGGGAGATAAGCTTGGTTTTGTGGAAGCCACCGTTGATTACGCTTTACGGCGGGAAGACCTTTCAGAGGAATTATTTAAGTATCTTCGGAATTTGGTAGGAGATAAATAA
- the clpP gene encoding ATP-dependent Clp endopeptidase proteolytic subunit ClpP — protein MGYLVPMVVEQTNRGERSYDIYSRLLKDRIIFLGGAIDADVANLIVAQMLFLEAEDPEKDINLYINSPGGSITAGMAIYDTMQYIRSDVRTICIGMAASMGAFLLASGTKGKRVALPNSEVLIHQPLIGGGGLSGQATEIEIHAKQLLRTKAKMNKILAERTGQPIEKVEKDTDRDYYMTAEEAKEYGLVDQVLEKLDNLSLEKK, from the coding sequence ATGGGTTATCTCGTCCCAATGGTAGTAGAACAAACTAATCGTGGTGAGCGCTCCTATGATATTTACTCTCGTCTTTTGAAAGATCGCATAATTTTCCTTGGAGGAGCAATTGATGCTGATGTGGCAAATCTAATCGTAGCTCAAATGCTTTTCCTGGAAGCAGAAGATCCCGAAAAGGATATTAATCTGTATATTAACAGTCCTGGTGGTTCGATCACTGCTGGAATGGCTATTTATGATACTATGCAGTACATTCGCTCTGATGTCCGTACAATCTGTATCGGAATGGCTGCCAGTATGGGGGCTTTCCTGCTGGCAAGCGGGACAAAAGGAAAACGTGTTGCACTGCCTAATTCTGAAGTTTTGATCCACCAGCCTTTAATCGGTGGGGGCGGGCTTTCCGGACAAGCGACTGAGATTGAAATCCATGCTAAACAGTTGCTCAGAACTAAAGCCAAGATGAACAAAATTCTTGCCGAGAGAACCGGGCAGCCCATTGAAAAGGTTGAGAAGGATACAGATCGCGATTATTATATGACGGCTGAAGAAGCCAAAGAATATGGTCTTGTCGATCAGGTTCTGGAAAAACTCGATAATCTCTCTTTAGAAAAAAAATAA